The following are encoded in a window of Flavobacterium sp. WC2421 genomic DNA:
- the rpsD gene encoding 30S ribosomal protein S4, with amino-acid sequence MARYTGPKTRIARKFGEAIFGDDKSFEKRNYPPGQHGMAKKRGKKSEYAIQLMEKQKAKYSYGILEKQFRGLFKKASATKGVTGEVLLQLCEARLDNVVFRMGIAPSRRGARQLVSHRHITVNGDVVNIASYHLKPGDKVAVREKSKSLEAIERSLSNSSHVYEWITWNNDVKEGTFVTVPARLQIPENIKEQLIVELYNK; translated from the coding sequence ATGGCAAGATATACTGGTCCAAAAACTAGAATTGCTCGTAAATTTGGCGAAGCAATATTCGGAGATGACAAATCTTTCGAAAAAAGAAATTACCCACCTGGACAACACGGGATGGCTAAAAAAAGAGGAAAAAAATCTGAATATGCAATCCAGTTAATGGAAAAGCAAAAAGCTAAATATTCTTACGGAATTTTAGAAAAACAATTCAGAGGTTTATTCAAAAAAGCATCAGCTACTAAAGGTGTTACTGGTGAAGTTCTTTTACAATTATGTGAGGCAAGATTAGATAACGTTGTGTTTAGAATGGGTATTGCTCCTTCTAGAAGAGGCGCTAGACAATTAGTTTCTCACAGACATATCACTGTAAATGGTGATGTAGTAAATATTGCTTCTTACCACCTTAAACCTGGTGATAAAGTTGCTGTTCGTGAAAAATCTAAATCATTAGAAGCTATCGAACGTTCTTTATCTAATTCAAGTCATGTTTATGAATGGATTACTTGGAATAATGATGTTAAAGAAGGTACTTTTGTAACTGTACCAGCTAGACTTCAAATTCCAGAAAACATTAAAGAACAATTAATCGTAGAGTTGTACAACAAATAA
- a CDS encoding DNA-directed RNA polymerase subunit alpha, with translation MAIFNFQKPDKVIMIDSTDFEGKFEFRPLEPGYGLTVGNALRRVLLSALEGYAITSVRIEGVDHEFSTISGVVEDVTEIILNLKQVRFKRQIEDIDNEAVTISVSGKDQLTAGDFQKFISGFQVLNPELVICNLDSKIKLNFDLTIEKGRGYVPAEENKKQNAAIGTIFTDSIFTPVKNVKYAIENFRVEQKTDYEKLVFEIKTDGSINPKDALTEAAKVLIHHFMLFSDERITLEADEIAQTESYDEESLHMRQLLKTKLVDMDLSVRALNCLKAAEVDTLGDLVSFNKNDLMKFRNFGKKSLTELDELVAVKNLNFGMDLAKYKLDKE, from the coding sequence ATGGCAATATTTAATTTTCAGAAGCCCGATAAAGTTATCATGATCGATTCAACCGATTTTGAAGGTAAGTTTGAATTCAGACCTTTAGAACCAGGATACGGATTGACCGTTGGTAATGCACTTAGAAGAGTTTTGCTTTCAGCATTAGAAGGTTATGCAATTACATCTGTCCGCATAGAAGGTGTAGATCATGAGTTTTCTACTATCTCAGGAGTTGTTGAAGATGTTACCGAAATTATTCTTAATCTTAAACAAGTACGTTTTAAGCGTCAAATTGAAGATATAGATAATGAAGCAGTTACTATTTCTGTTTCTGGTAAAGATCAATTAACAGCAGGTGATTTTCAAAAATTTATCTCAGGTTTCCAAGTTCTAAACCCAGAACTAGTTATTTGTAATTTAGATAGTAAAATCAAACTGAACTTCGATTTAACAATCGAAAAAGGTAGAGGATATGTTCCTGCTGAAGAGAACAAAAAACAGAATGCTGCAATTGGAACCATTTTTACAGACTCCATTTTTACTCCGGTAAAAAATGTAAAATATGCAATTGAAAACTTCCGTGTAGAGCAAAAAACAGATTATGAAAAATTAGTTTTTGAAATAAAAACTGATGGTTCTATTAATCCAAAAGATGCACTTACTGAAGCTGCCAAAGTTCTAATTCACCATTTCATGTTGTTCTCTGACGAAAGAATTACACTTGAGGCTGATGAGATCGCACAAACAGAATCATATGATGAAGAATCATTACACATGAGACAATTGCTTAAAACTAAGCTTGTTGATATGGATTTATCTGTTAGAGCATTAAATTGTTTGAAAGCGGCTGAAGTTGATACACTTGGTGATTTAGTATCGTTCAATAAAAATGACCTAATGAAATTCCGTAATTTCGGTAAAAAATCTTTAACAGAGCTTGATGAACTTGTGGCTGTGAAGAATTTGAACTTCGGTATGGATTTAGCAAAATACAAACTAGATAAAGAATAA
- the rplQ gene encoding 50S ribosomal protein L17 — protein sequence MRHGKKFNHLSRQTAHRKSMLANMACSLIEHKRINTTVAKAKALKQFVEPLITKSKTDTTHNRRICFAYLRSKYAVTDLFRDVAAKVGDRPGGYTRIIKVGNRLGDNADMAMIELVDFNELYNGGKKEVKKAKSRRGGKAKKADEATEAPAAETETTTDAAE from the coding sequence ATGAGACACGGAAAAAAATTCAATCACTTAAGCAGACAGACTGCACATAGAAAATCTATGTTAGCTAATATGGCTTGTTCTCTTATTGAGCACAAACGTATTAACACAACTGTAGCTAAAGCAAAAGCGCTTAAACAATTTGTTGAGCCTTTAATAACAAAATCTAAAACTGATACGACTCACAATCGTCGTATTTGTTTTGCTTATTTACGTAGCAAATATGCCGTAACTGATTTATTCAGAGACGTAGCTGCTAAAGTAGGAGACCGTCCAGGTGGATACACGCGTATCATTAAAGTTGGAAATCGTTTAGGAGATAATGCTGATATGGCAATGATCGAATTAGTAGATTTCAATGAACTTTACAATGGTGGTAAAAAAGAAGTTAAAAAAGCTAAAAGCCGTCGTGGTGGAAAAGCTAAAAAAGCAGATGAAGCTACGGAAGCTCCCGCTGCTGAAACTGAAACAACTACAGACGCAGCTGAATAG
- the carA gene encoding glutamine-hydrolyzing carbamoyl-phosphate synthase small subunit: MKYTTRQSAILLLSDGTIFHGKSIGISGTTFGEVCFNTGMTGYQEIFTDPSYFGQIMVATNAHIGNYGVNEKEIESDSIKISGLVCKNFSFNYSREDATQSLEDYFIKENLICISDVDTRALVSYIRDNGAMNAVICTDGSSVEELKVALANVPDMKGLELASKVSTKLPYFYGEENATYKISALDLGIKTNILRNLAKRDCYIKVFPFDSSYEDMASFNPNGYFLSNGPGDPEPLSSAIQVAKDILANDKPLFGICLGHQVIGLANGISTYKMFNGHRGINHPVKNLISGKGEITSQNHGFAVNKEELERNPDLEITHVHLNDGTVAGMQMVNKNCFSVQYHPEASPGPHDSSYLFDQFIANINK, from the coding sequence ATGAAATATACAACACGACAAAGTGCCATACTTTTACTAAGTGATGGTACAATTTTTCACGGAAAATCTATTGGAATCAGCGGAACTACTTTTGGGGAAGTTTGTTTTAATACTGGAATGACTGGATATCAGGAGATTTTTACTGACCCATCTTATTTTGGACAAATCATGGTAGCGACTAATGCTCATATTGGAAATTATGGCGTAAATGAAAAAGAAATAGAATCTGATAGTATTAAAATTTCTGGATTGGTTTGTAAAAACTTTAGTTTTAATTATTCTCGTGAAGATGCTACTCAAAGTTTAGAGGATTATTTTATTAAAGAAAACCTAATTTGTATCTCAGATGTTGATACGCGCGCATTAGTAAGTTACATTAGAGATAATGGAGCAATGAACGCTGTAATTTGTACGGATGGCTCTTCTGTTGAAGAATTGAAAGTTGCCTTAGCTAATGTTCCAGATATGAAAGGTTTGGAATTAGCTTCTAAAGTTTCTACTAAATTGCCTTATTTTTATGGAGAAGAAAATGCTACTTATAAAATATCAGCTTTAGACTTAGGAATTAAAACAAATATTCTACGTAATCTTGCAAAAAGAGATTGTTACATTAAAGTTTTTCCTTTTGACTCCTCGTATGAGGATATGGCTTCTTTTAATCCTAACGGTTATTTCTTGTCTAATGGGCCTGGAGATCCTGAACCGCTTTCTAGTGCAATACAAGTTGCTAAAGATATTTTGGCAAATGATAAACCTTTATTTGGAATCTGTTTAGGGCATCAAGTAATCGGTTTAGCTAATGGAATTTCAACTTATAAAATGTTTAATGGACATAGAGGGATTAACCATCCAGTAAAAAACTTGATTTCTGGTAAAGGGGAGATTACATCTCAAAATCACGGTTTTGCTGTAAATAAAGAGGAACTAGAACGCAATCCAGATTTAGAAATTACGCACGTACATCTTAATGATGGAACTGTTGCTGGAATGCAAATGGTAAATAAAAATTGTTTTTCTGTACAATACCATCCTGAAGCAAGTCCTGGTCCGCATGATTCTTCTTATTTATTTGATCAGTTTATTGCAAATATTAATAAATAA
- a CDS encoding erythromycin esterase family protein, translating into MRTLNDLKRKKCNNAIEDLLKTTSSPLEKLEDLDPLIDFIGDAKYVLLGEASHGTHEYYTWRAKITQRLIQEKGFSFIGVEGDWPDCYRLNRYSKGYIDSGKDIYNVMNEFKRWPTWMWANWEIAAFIDWLKSYNRDLSENKKIGFYGLDVYSFRDSMASIIQYLEKHDTKALAIAKKAIECYEPYSKDEGQSYARASAFVPILCEKEILDLLIEIRKNVPNYNSDAENVMSTEQNAYIARNAEKYYLAMIKRGSASWNIRDEHMVATIERLLKYHGTNSKIIVWEHNTHIGDARATDMASEGMVNVGQLLKEQYQTEGVISVGFGSYVGSVIAGRNWGDAMRKIEVPKAEEGSWEYLFHKASEGQNRLLLMNKVREEKCMEDYIGHRAIGVVYNPEHERFGNYVPTILPKRYDAFIYIDKTTALHPIHTQVDKKLFPETYPFGI; encoded by the coding sequence ATGAGAACTTTAAATGATTTAAAAAGAAAAAAATGCAATAATGCAATTGAAGATCTATTAAAAACCACTTCCTCTCCTTTAGAAAAACTAGAAGATTTAGACCCATTAATTGATTTTATTGGTGACGCAAAATATGTCTTACTTGGTGAAGCATCACACGGAACCCATGAATATTATACATGGAGAGCCAAAATCACGCAACGTTTAATACAAGAAAAAGGTTTTTCCTTTATAGGAGTAGAAGGAGATTGGCCAGATTGCTACCGACTAAATCGGTACTCTAAAGGCTACATCGATTCTGGTAAAGACATCTATAATGTTATGAATGAGTTTAAGCGCTGGCCAACTTGGATGTGGGCAAATTGGGAAATAGCCGCATTTATTGATTGGCTTAAATCCTACAATAGAGACTTATCAGAGAATAAAAAAATAGGCTTCTACGGACTAGATGTATATAGTTTTAGAGACTCCATGGCTTCTATAATCCAATATTTAGAAAAACACGACACAAAAGCATTGGCCATTGCAAAAAAAGCGATTGAATGCTACGAACCTTATTCCAAAGACGAAGGCCAGTCGTATGCAAGAGCCTCGGCGTTTGTACCCATTTTATGCGAAAAAGAAATTCTGGATCTACTTATTGAAATCAGAAAAAACGTACCAAATTATAACTCAGATGCCGAAAATGTAATGAGTACAGAACAAAATGCCTATATAGCTAGAAATGCTGAAAAATATTACCTTGCAATGATAAAACGTGGTTCTGCTTCATGGAATATAAGAGATGAACATATGGTAGCTACTATAGAACGACTGCTTAAATACCATGGTACAAATTCAAAAATTATAGTTTGGGAACACAACACCCATATAGGGGACGCGCGTGCAACTGACATGGCATCCGAAGGAATGGTAAATGTAGGTCAATTATTAAAAGAACAATACCAAACTGAGGGTGTAATATCAGTAGGATTTGGCTCCTATGTAGGAAGTGTCATAGCAGGACGAAATTGGGGCGATGCTATGAGAAAAATAGAAGTTCCTAAAGCAGAAGAAGGCAGCTGGGAATACCTCTTTCATAAAGCTTCTGAAGGTCAAAATAGATTATTACTAATGAACAAGGTAAGAGAAGAGAAATGCATGGAAGACTACATTGGACATAGAGCCATAGGAGTAGTATACAATCCCGAACACGAACGATTTGGAAATTACGTCCCTACCATTTTACCAAAACGATATGATGCTTTTATTTATATTGATAAAACAACAGCCTTACATCCTATACATACACAGGTTGATAAAAAACTATTTCCCGAAACTTATCCTTTTGGTATATAA
- the eno gene encoding phosphopyruvate hydratase: protein MSIIIKIHARQIFDSRGNPTIEVDVITENGVLGRAAVPSGASTGEHEAVELRDGGKAFLGKGVLNAVKNVNTVIAEELIGTSVFEQNLIDQTMIDLDGTANKSNLGANAILGVSLAVAKAAANELGLPLYRYVGGVSANTLPVPMMNIINGGSHSDAPIAFQEFMIFPVKATSFTHAMQMGTEIFHSLKKVLHDRGLSTAVGDEGGFAPNLPGGTEDALDTIKKAVENAGYTFGDEIMIALDCAAAEFYVNGKYDYSKFEGETGKIRSSAEQVDYLAELAAKYPIISIEDGMDENDWDGWKLLTEKIGDKVQLVGDDLFVTNVERLSTGIQKGIANSILIKVNQIGTLTETIAAVNMAKNAGYTSVMSHRSGETEDNTIADLAVALNCGQIKTGSASRSDRMAKYNQLLRIEEELGNTAYFPGLNTFKIK from the coding sequence ATGAGTATTATTATCAAAATTCACGCAAGACAAATTTTCGATTCAAGAGGAAATCCTACAATAGAAGTAGATGTAATTACAGAAAATGGTGTTTTAGGACGGGCAGCAGTTCCTTCTGGAGCTTCAACTGGTGAACATGAAGCAGTAGAATTACGTGATGGTGGAAAAGCTTTTCTAGGAAAAGGAGTTTTAAATGCGGTGAAAAATGTTAATACCGTTATTGCCGAAGAATTGATCGGTACTTCAGTTTTTGAACAAAACTTGATTGACCAAACAATGATTGATTTAGATGGGACTGCAAACAAATCAAACTTAGGAGCTAATGCAATTTTAGGAGTTTCTCTTGCTGTTGCAAAAGCAGCGGCAAATGAATTAGGTTTGCCTTTATATAGATATGTAGGAGGTGTTTCTGCAAACACTTTACCTGTTCCTATGATGAATATCATCAACGGAGGTTCACATTCTGACGCACCTATTGCATTTCAAGAATTTATGATTTTTCCAGTAAAAGCAACTTCTTTTACACATGCTATGCAAATGGGAACTGAAATTTTTCATAGTCTTAAAAAAGTGCTTCATGATAGAGGTTTGAGTACTGCAGTTGGAGATGAAGGTGGTTTTGCTCCAAATTTACCTGGAGGAACTGAAGATGCATTAGATACAATCAAAAAAGCAGTTGAAAATGCGGGTTATACTTTTGGAGACGAAATTATGATCGCTTTAGATTGTGCTGCTGCTGAATTTTATGTAAACGGAAAATACGATTATTCTAAATTTGAAGGGGAAACTGGAAAAATTAGATCTTCTGCTGAACAAGTAGATTATTTAGCTGAATTAGCTGCTAAATACCCTATTATCTCTATTGAAGATGGAATGGACGAAAATGACTGGGATGGATGGAAATTATTAACTGAAAAAATAGGTGATAAAGTACAATTAGTTGGTGATGATTTATTTGTTACAAATGTAGAACGTTTGTCAACAGGGATTCAAAAAGGAATTGCTAATTCTATACTTATTAAAGTAAACCAAATTGGTACATTAACTGAAACTATTGCTGCAGTTAACATGGCGAAAAATGCTGGATATACTTCAGTAATGTCACATCGCTCAGGAGAAACAGAAGATAATACAATTGCTGATTTAGCAGTTGCATTAAATTGTGGGCAAATAAAAACAGGATCTGCTTCAAGATCTGACCGTATGGCTAAATACAATCAATTATTAAGAATTGAAGAAGAGCTAGGAAATACTGCGTATTTCCCAGGTCTAAATACTTTTAAAATAAAATAA